In a single window of the Pseudomonas sp. B21-015 genome:
- a CDS encoding RnfABCDGE type electron transport complex subunit D codes for MPRPESVDERLQQAMKLVLLAIVPGMLMLFWLYGWGVLINLILAAATALAVEAAVLQLRKQPVKPTLSDGSALVSATLLALALPPYCPWWLTISAAAFGLFFGKQLYGGVGRNPFNPAMLGFALVLVTFPQQMTHWPSPHGMDLLGGLQQVFGFSLGQTPDAWAQATALDSLRINKSLTMDELFAGNPAFGHFGGRGVEWVNLAFLAGGAFLLQRRVFSWHAPVGMLASLFIISLLCWNGTGSDSHGSPLFHLLTGASMLGAFFIVTEPVSGAKSPTARLLFGVGVGLLTYLIRTWGGYPDGVAFAVLLMNLCVPALERFAASRQEQITP; via the coding sequence ATGCCACGCCCTGAATCGGTGGACGAACGCCTTCAGCAAGCCATGAAGCTGGTATTGCTGGCCATCGTGCCGGGGATGCTGATGTTGTTTTGGCTGTACGGCTGGGGGGTGTTGATCAATCTGATTCTGGCGGCGGCCACCGCACTGGCCGTTGAAGCGGCGGTGTTGCAGCTGCGCAAGCAACCTGTAAAACCGACGCTGAGCGATGGCAGCGCCCTCGTCAGTGCAACGCTGCTGGCACTGGCCTTGCCGCCTTATTGCCCCTGGTGGCTGACGATCAGCGCTGCGGCATTCGGACTTTTTTTCGGCAAGCAACTGTACGGTGGCGTCGGCAGAAATCCGTTCAATCCGGCAATGCTTGGTTTCGCGCTGGTCCTGGTGACGTTTCCCCAGCAAATGACCCATTGGCCGTCGCCCCATGGCATGGACTTGCTTGGTGGTCTGCAACAGGTGTTCGGTTTCAGCCTCGGCCAGACGCCAGATGCATGGGCCCAGGCTACAGCGCTGGACAGCCTGCGGATCAACAAAAGCCTGACCATGGACGAACTCTTCGCTGGCAACCCGGCATTCGGCCATTTCGGCGGCCGAGGCGTGGAATGGGTCAACCTGGCCTTTCTGGCGGGCGGTGCGTTTCTACTGCAACGGCGGGTGTTCAGTTGGCATGCGCCGGTCGGCATGCTCGCCAGCCTGTTCATCATCAGCCTGTTGTGCTGGAACGGTACAGGCTCCGACTCTCATGGCTCGCCACTGTTTCATCTACTCACCGGCGCGAGCATGCTGGGTGCCTTCTTCATCGTGACGGAGCCGGTATCCGGTGCGAAAAGCCCCACTGCCCGATTGCTCTTCGGCGTAGGCGTGGGATTGCTGACTTACCTGATTCGGACGTGGGGCGGTTATCCGGACGGGGTGGCGTTTGCGGTCTTGCTGATGAACCTCTGTGTACCGGCGCTGGAGCGGTTTGCCGCGTCCCGGCAGGAGCAGATTACCCCATGA
- the rsxB gene encoding electron transport complex subunit RsxB gives MSLIQRIDALLPQTQCGKCGHPGCKPYAEGIASGEPINKCPPGGSETIAALADLLKVPVLELDTSRGSAPAQIAYIREAECIGCTKCIQACPVDAIVGAAKFMHTVIVDECTGCDLCVAPCPVDCIEMHPLPLATVLPIVGGLAFSLEEQQARAAKRNRARRRFEQRNARLHREEEQKLAERQARAQRAVQHSEVTLDPVQAALERVRAQKAANADAALKKAKVDLAMSRAQLNKSLKAFGHPPTFEQQSQLIVLQQQFEAAEQALAQLESHAPVVSAPPVPAKDAELKRAKIQLAMRRAELKKAQTNEAPAEQIAALEHALSEAERQVDAYATP, from the coding sequence ATGAGTCTGATTCAACGCATCGACGCCCTCTTGCCGCAAACCCAATGTGGCAAGTGTGGCCATCCCGGATGCAAACCCTATGCTGAAGGCATCGCCAGCGGCGAGCCGATCAACAAGTGCCCACCGGGCGGCAGCGAAACCATTGCGGCCCTGGCCGATCTGCTGAAAGTGCCGGTGCTGGAGCTGGACACCAGTCGCGGCTCGGCACCGGCGCAAATCGCTTACATCCGCGAAGCCGAATGCATCGGCTGCACCAAGTGCATTCAGGCCTGCCCGGTCGACGCCATTGTCGGCGCGGCGAAATTCATGCACACCGTCATCGTCGACGAATGCACCGGTTGCGATCTCTGCGTGGCGCCCTGCCCGGTGGATTGCATCGAGATGCATCCGTTACCGCTGGCCACGGTGCTGCCGATTGTCGGCGGGCTGGCGTTCAGCCTGGAGGAACAACAGGCCCGGGCCGCCAAGCGCAACCGTGCGCGACGCCGTTTCGAACAGCGCAATGCCCGCTTGCATCGCGAAGAGGAACAGAAACTCGCCGAACGCCAGGCACGGGCCCAACGCGCCGTGCAGCACAGCGAAGTGACGCTCGACCCGGTTCAGGCTGCACTCGAACGCGTCCGCGCACAGAAGGCCGCCAATGCCGATGCGGCACTGAAAAAGGCCAAGGTCGATCTGGCGATGAGTCGGGCGCAGTTGAACAAGTCGCTCAAGGCTTTCGGGCATCCACCGACCTTCGAACAGCAATCGCAGCTGATCGTGCTGCAACAGCAGTTCGAAGCCGCCGAGCAGGCGCTGGCGCAACTGGAAAGCCATGCACCAGTGGTGTCTGCGCCACCTGTTCCGGCGAAAGATGCCGAACTGAAACGGGCGAAGATCCAGTTGGCCATGCGCCGCGCCGAACTCAAGAAGGCTCAAACAAACGAAGCGCCGGCCGAACAGATCGCCGCACTGGAACACGCGCTCAGCGAAGCCGAGCGTCAGGTGGATGCCTATGCCACGCCCTGA
- a CDS encoding Rnf-Nqr domain containing protein: MTELLLTLVSAALINNLVLHWPLGVDPVLASVRPQVHALGIATTCLMLIVGTLGYALYHWLLVPLGLTSLRLFVFLPLSVLLIGPLLKLLSRLLAKLSFDGLWPLLLGNAGVLGLTLLNAQDDKGIFQAIALSLGAGLGFWLVLSLFSDLRQRTLDNDIPLPFRGLPIELIGAGLIAVIFLGFSGLIKT; encoded by the coding sequence ATGACCGAACTGCTTCTTACGCTTGTCAGCGCTGCCCTGATCAACAACCTCGTGTTGCACTGGCCGCTGGGCGTCGATCCGGTGTTGGCCAGCGTGCGGCCGCAGGTCCACGCGCTGGGCATCGCGACGACGTGCCTGATGCTGATCGTCGGCACACTTGGCTATGCGCTCTACCACTGGTTACTGGTGCCGTTGGGGCTGACGTCGCTGCGTCTGTTCGTGTTCCTGCCGTTGAGCGTTCTGCTGATTGGTCCGCTGCTGAAGCTGCTTTCACGGTTATTGGCGAAGCTTTCATTCGATGGCCTCTGGCCCCTGCTGCTGGGGAATGCCGGCGTGCTTGGGCTGACCTTGCTCAACGCTCAAGACGACAAGGGAATTTTCCAAGCCATAGCCCTGAGCCTCGGCGCCGGGCTGGGTTTCTGGCTGGTGCTGAGTCTGTTCAGCGACTTGCGCCAGCGCACACTCGATAACGATATCCCCCTGCCCTTTCGCGGCCTGCCGATCGAATTGATCGGTGCCGGATTGATTGCGGTGATTTTTCTCGGATTCAGCGGGCTGATCAAAACATGA
- the metG gene encoding methionine--tRNA ligase: protein MSEPRKILVTSALPYANGSIHLGHMLEYIQTDMWVRFQKHRGNQCIYVCADDAHGSAIMLRAEKEGITPEQLIANVQAEHSADFAEFLVDFDNFHSTHAEENRELSSQIYLKLRDAGHIATRSITQYFDPEKKMFLADRFIKGTCPKCGTEDQYGDNCEKCGATYAPTDLKDPKSAISGATPVLKDSQHFFFKLPDFQEMLQTWTRSGTLQEAVANKIAEWLDAGLQQWDISRDAPYFGFEIPDEPGKYFYVWLDAPIGYMASFKNLCARRPDLDFDAFWGKDSTAELYHFIGKDIVNFHALFWPAMLEGAGFRKPTGINVHGYLTVNGQKMSKSRGTFVKARTYLDHLSPEYLRYYYAAKLSRGVDDLDLNLEDFVQKVNSDLVGKVVNIASRCAGFIHKGNAGVLVAGNAAPELTDAFLAAAPSIAEAYEARDFARAMREIMGLADRANAWIADKAPWSLNKQEGKQDEVQAICALGINLFRQLVIFLKPVLPLLAADAEAFLNVAPLTWNDHATLLSNHQLNEFKPLMTRIDPVKVQAMTDASKEDLTASATDTGEAAPAGNGELAKDPLSPEIEFDTFAAVDLRVALIVKAEAVEGADKLLRLTLDIGDEQRNVFSGIKSAYPDPSKLNGRLTMMIANLKPRKMKFGISEGMVMAAGPGGEEIYLLSPDSGAKPGQRIK, encoded by the coding sequence ATGTCCGAGCCACGCAAGATCCTCGTCACCAGCGCCCTGCCCTATGCCAATGGTTCGATCCACCTCGGCCATATGCTGGAGTACATCCAGACCGATATGTGGGTGCGCTTCCAGAAGCATCGCGGTAATCAATGCATTTATGTCTGCGCCGACGACGCTCACGGTTCGGCCATCATGCTGCGTGCGGAAAAGGAAGGCATCACCCCGGAACAACTGATCGCCAACGTCCAGGCTGAACACAGCGCCGACTTTGCCGAGTTCCTGGTGGACTTCGACAACTTCCACTCCACTCACGCCGAAGAAAACCGTGAGCTGTCGAGCCAGATCTACCTGAAGCTGCGCGACGCCGGGCACATCGCCACGCGTTCGATCACTCAGTACTTCGACCCGGAAAAGAAAATGTTCCTGGCCGACCGCTTCATCAAGGGCACCTGCCCGAAATGCGGCACCGAAGACCAGTACGGTGACAACTGCGAAAAATGCGGCGCAACCTATGCACCGACCGACCTCAAAGATCCGAAGTCGGCGATTTCCGGTGCCACGCCGGTGCTCAAGGATTCCCAGCACTTCTTCTTCAAACTGCCAGACTTCCAGGAAATGCTGCAAACCTGGACCCGCAGCGGCACGTTGCAAGAAGCCGTGGCCAACAAGATCGCCGAATGGCTGGATGCCGGCCTGCAACAGTGGGATATCTCCCGCGACGCGCCGTACTTCGGCTTCGAGATTCCCGACGAGCCGGGCAAATACTTCTATGTGTGGCTGGACGCGCCGATCGGCTACATGGCCAGTTTCAAGAACCTCTGCGCCCGCCGTCCGGACCTGGACTTCGACGCGTTCTGGGGCAAGGATTCCACCGCCGAGCTGTACCATTTCATCGGCAAGGACATCGTCAACTTCCACGCCCTGTTCTGGCCAGCGATGCTCGAAGGCGCGGGTTTCCGTAAACCGACCGGCATCAACGTACACGGCTACCTGACCGTCAACGGCCAGAAGATGTCCAAGTCCCGCGGCACATTCGTCAAGGCCCGGACTTACCTGGATCACCTGTCGCCGGAATACCTGCGCTACTACTACGCCGCCAAGCTGAGCCGTGGCGTCGACGACCTGGACCTGAACCTCGAAGACTTCGTGCAGAAGGTCAACTCCGACCTGGTCGGCAAAGTCGTCAACATCGCCAGCCGTTGCGCCGGATTCATCCATAAAGGCAACGCCGGTGTACTGGTAGCCGGCAACGCCGCGCCGGAACTGACCGATGCCTTCCTGGCCGCAGCGCCAAGCATTGCCGAAGCCTATGAAGCTCGCGACTTCGCACGTGCCATGCGCGAAATCATGGGCCTGGCCGACCGCGCCAACGCCTGGATCGCCGACAAGGCGCCGTGGTCGTTGAACAAACAGGAAGGCAAGCAGGATGAAGTCCAGGCCATTTGCGCCTTGGGCATCAACCTGTTCCGCCAACTGGTGATTTTCCTCAAACCGGTGCTGCCGCTGCTGGCCGCCGATGCCGAGGCGTTCCTGAATGTCGCCCCGCTGACCTGGAACGACCACGCCACCTTACTCAGCAATCATCAGCTGAACGAGTTCAAACCGCTGATGACCCGCATCGACCCGGTAAAAGTGCAAGCCATGACCGACGCCTCGAAAGAAGACCTGACCGCCAGCGCAACCGACACCGGCGAAGCTGCACCCGCCGGCAACGGCGAACTGGCCAAGGATCCGTTGTCGCCAGAGATCGAGTTCGACACCTTTGCCGCTGTAGACCTGCGCGTTGCGCTGATCGTCAAGGCCGAAGCCGTGGAAGGTGCCGACAAGCTGCTGCGCCTGACCCTGGACATCGGTGATGAGCAACGCAACGTGTTCTCCGGCATCAAGAGCGCCTACCCGGACCCGTCCAAGCTCAATGGTCGCCTGACGATGATGATCGCCAACCTCAAGCCCCGCAAAATGAAATTCGGGATCTCCGAAGGCATGGTGATGGCGGCCGGCCCCGGCGGTGAAGAAATCTACCTACTGAGCCCCGACAGCGGCGCCAAGCCGGGTCAGCGCATCAAGTAA
- the apbC gene encoding iron-sulfur cluster carrier protein ApbC — translation MSAVNRAAVEAVLRQYTDPYLNQDPVSAGCVRSIDIQGDRVSVQLELGYAAGLFKSGWAQLLQLAIEGLDGVVTARVEITSVIAAHKAQAQIPGLANVKNVVAVASGKGGVGKSTTAANLALALAREGAKVGILDADIYGPSQGIMFGIPEGTRPQVKDQKWFIPIESHGVEVMSMAFLTDDNTPMVWRGPMVSGALLQLVTQTAWGDLDYLVIDMPPGTGDIQLTLAQKVPVAGAVIVTTPQDLALLDARKGVEMFRKVNIPVLGVVENMAVHICSNCGHAEHLFGEGGGVKLANQYGVELLASLPLSMLIREQADGGKPTVIAEPDSQIAMVYQELARHVGARIVLQEAATPAMPNITVSDD, via the coding sequence ATGAGCGCCGTCAATCGCGCAGCGGTGGAAGCCGTCCTTCGTCAATACACCGACCCTTACCTGAACCAGGACCCGGTCAGCGCCGGGTGCGTGCGCAGCATCGATATTCAGGGTGATCGCGTCAGCGTTCAGCTGGAGCTCGGTTACGCCGCCGGTCTGTTCAAGAGTGGCTGGGCGCAGTTGCTGCAACTGGCCATCGAAGGCCTGGACGGCGTGGTCACCGCCCGTGTCGAGATCACCAGCGTGATCGCCGCGCACAAGGCCCAGGCGCAGATTCCAGGGCTGGCCAACGTCAAAAACGTCGTGGCCGTGGCGTCTGGCAAGGGCGGTGTGGGTAAATCCACCACGGCGGCCAACCTGGCCCTGGCGCTGGCTCGTGAAGGTGCCAAGGTCGGGATTCTCGACGCGGACATCTACGGTCCGAGCCAGGGCATCATGTTCGGCATCCCGGAAGGCACCCGTCCTCAGGTCAAGGATCAGAAATGGTTCATTCCGATCGAGTCCCATGGCGTCGAGGTGATGTCCATGGCCTTCCTGACCGACGACAACACGCCGATGGTCTGGCGCGGGCCGATGGTTTCCGGCGCGTTGTTGCAGCTGGTCACGCAAACGGCCTGGGGCGACCTGGATTACCTGGTCATCGACATGCCACCAGGCACCGGCGACATCCAGCTGACCCTGGCGCAGAAAGTCCCGGTGGCCGGTGCGGTGATCGTGACCACGCCGCAGGATCTGGCATTGCTGGACGCGCGCAAGGGCGTAGAAATGTTCCGCAAGGTCAACATTCCGGTGCTGGGCGTGGTCGAAAACATGGCCGTGCACATCTGCTCCAACTGCGGGCATGCCGAGCATCTGTTCGGTGAGGGCGGTGGTGTGAAGCTGGCCAATCAGTACGGTGTCGAACTGTTGGCTTCGTTGCCGCTGTCGATGCTGATCCGCGAACAGGCCGATGGCGGCAAGCCAACGGTGATCGCCGAGCCTGACAGCCAGATTGCGATGGTTTACCAGGAACTGGCCCGCCATGTCGGCGCACGGATTGTGTTGCAGGAAGCGGCAACGCCGGCGATGCCGAACATTACCGTCAGCGACGACTGA
- a CDS encoding SDR family oxidoreductase, producing MQLTDKVIIITGGCQGLGRSMAEYLAGRGAKLALVDLNQEKLDAAVAACKAKGVEARAYLCNVADEEQVTHMVAQVADDFGAIHGLINNAGILRDGLLLKVKDGEMTKMSLAQWQAVIDVNLTGVFLCTREVAAKMVELNNSGAIINISSISRAGNVGQTNYSAAKAGVAAATVTWAKELARYGIRVAGIAPGFIETEMTLSMKPEALEKMTSGIPLKRMGKPEEIAQSAAYIFENDYYTGRILELDGGLRI from the coding sequence ATGCAACTCACTGACAAAGTAATCATTATCACCGGCGGTTGCCAGGGTTTAGGCCGTTCCATGGCCGAGTATCTTGCAGGTCGTGGCGCCAAGCTGGCCCTGGTGGACCTGAACCAGGAAAAACTCGACGCCGCCGTCGCGGCTTGCAAAGCCAAGGGTGTCGAGGCCCGTGCCTACCTGTGCAACGTCGCCGATGAAGAGCAAGTGACCCACATGGTCGCCCAGGTGGCCGACGACTTCGGTGCGATCCATGGCCTGATCAACAACGCCGGCATTCTGCGCGATGGCCTGTTGCTGAAGGTCAAGGACGGCGAAATGACCAAGATGAGCCTGGCCCAATGGCAGGCGGTGATCGACGTCAATCTGACCGGCGTGTTCCTGTGCACCCGCGAAGTCGCGGCAAAAATGGTCGAGCTGAACAACAGCGGCGCGATCATCAATATCTCGTCGATTTCGCGCGCCGGCAACGTCGGCCAGACCAACTACTCCGCCGCCAAGGCCGGTGTTGCCGCGGCGACCGTGACCTGGGCCAAGGAACTGGCGCGCTACGGCATTCGCGTGGCGGGCATTGCGCCGGGCTTCATCGAAACTGAAATGACCCTGAGCATGAAGCCGGAAGCGCTGGAGAAAATGACCTCCGGGATTCCGCTCAAGCGCATGGGCAAACCCGAAGAAATCGCCCAGTCGGCGGCCTACATTTTCGAGAACGACTACTACACCGGTCGGATTCTGGAGTTGGATGGCGGGTTGCGGATCTAG
- a CDS encoding HugZ family protein, translating to MSVVVAKHARELLLKEYRGVLSTHSKAMPGFPFGSVVPYCLDEQGRPLILISRIAQHTHNLQKDPKCSLLVGEREAEDVQAVGRLTYLAEAEKLEDAAAIEAAAERYYRYFPDSQNYHKAHDFDFWVLKPVRHRYIGGFGAIHWVDQLTLANPFVGKAETSMVEHMNADHAKAIAHYVELAGLPKTAPAQLAGIDTEGMHLRIGQGLYWLPFQAPCNTPTQVREALVFLAHAEHWPKNEVADA from the coding sequence TTGAGCGTTGTAGTGGCTAAGCATGCCCGAGAATTGCTTCTCAAGGAATACCGTGGAGTGCTCTCGACACACTCCAAAGCGATGCCCGGTTTCCCGTTTGGCTCCGTGGTTCCGTACTGTCTGGACGAACAGGGCCGTCCGCTGATCCTTATCAGCCGCATCGCTCAGCACACTCACAATCTGCAGAAAGACCCTAAATGCTCCCTGCTGGTGGGTGAACGCGAGGCCGAAGACGTACAAGCCGTTGGTCGCCTGACTTACCTGGCGGAAGCGGAAAAGCTCGAAGACGCGGCAGCCATCGAAGCGGCCGCCGAGCGTTACTACCGCTACTTCCCGGATTCGCAGAACTATCACAAGGCCCATGATTTCGATTTCTGGGTGCTTAAACCGGTACGTCACCGTTACATCGGTGGCTTCGGCGCAATTCACTGGGTCGATCAGCTGACCCTCGCCAACCCATTCGTTGGCAAGGCCGAAACGAGCATGGTCGAGCACATGAATGCCGATCACGCCAAAGCCATCGCCCACTATGTCGAGCTGGCAGGCCTGCCGAAAACCGCTCCGGCGCAATTGGCCGGCATCGACACCGAAGGCATGCACTTGCGCATCGGTCAGGGACTTTACTGGCTACCGTTCCAAGCGCCCTGTAATACGCCGACACAAGTCCGGGAAGCCTTGGTTTTCCTGGCTCACGCCGAGCATTGGCCGAAAAATGAAGTGGCCGATGCTTGA
- a CDS encoding FxsA family protein, with protein MRPFLLLFVLFSVLELFVFVKVSGAIGFFPALLLIILGSMLGMFVLRIAGLATALRARESLSRGELPAQTMLEGLMLALAGGLLILPGFVTDVLGLIMLLPISRRLLANKMRQRAEEQAMRQRAFADDLQPRGGPAPRQPLGREPNVIEGEFEHRDSK; from the coding sequence ATGCGCCCTTTTTTGTTGCTCTTTGTACTGTTCTCGGTGTTGGAGCTGTTCGTATTCGTCAAGGTCAGCGGGGCTATCGGGTTTTTCCCGGCCCTGCTGCTGATCATTCTCGGCTCGATGCTCGGCATGTTCGTGCTGCGTATCGCCGGTTTGGCTACTGCGCTACGCGCCCGTGAAAGTCTGAGCCGCGGCGAGTTGCCGGCCCAGACCATGCTGGAAGGTCTGATGCTGGCCCTGGCTGGCGGTCTGTTGATCCTGCCGGGCTTCGTCACCGACGTGCTGGGTCTGATCATGTTGCTGCCGATTTCTCGTCGACTGCTGGCCAACAAAATGCGCCAGCGCGCCGAGGAACAAGCGATGCGTCAGCGCGCGTTCGCCGATGACCTTCAGCCACGGGGCGGTCCTGCTCCACGCCAGCCGCTGGGCCGTGAGCCCAACGTGATCGAAGGCGAGTTCGAACACCGCGACTCCAAGTAA
- a CDS encoding co-chaperone GroES: MKLRPLHDRVVVRRSEEEKKTAGGIVLPGSAAEKPNQGEVLAVGPGKALDNGEVRALAVKVGDKVVFGPYSGSNTVKVDGEDLLVIGESEILAVIEG, encoded by the coding sequence ATGAAGCTTCGTCCTCTGCATGACCGCGTCGTCGTCCGTCGCAGCGAAGAAGAAAAGAAAACCGCTGGCGGTATCGTCCTGCCAGGTTCGGCTGCTGAAAAGCCAAACCAGGGTGAAGTCCTCGCCGTAGGCCCAGGCAAAGCACTGGACAACGGTGAAGTGCGTGCGCTGGCCGTGAAAGTGGGTGACAAGGTTGTGTTCGGCCCTTACTCCGGCAGCAACACTGTGAAAGTCGACGGCGAAGACCTGCTGGTCATTGGCGAGAGCGAAATCCTCGCAGTAATCGAAGGCTGA
- the groL gene encoding chaperonin GroEL (60 kDa chaperone family; promotes refolding of misfolded polypeptides especially under stressful conditions; forms two stacked rings of heptamers to form a barrel-shaped 14mer; ends can be capped by GroES; misfolded proteins enter the barrel where they are refolded when GroES binds): MAAKEVKFGDSARKKMLAGVNVLADAVKATLGPKGRNVIIEKSFGAPTITKDGVSVAKEIELKDRFENMGAQLVKDVASRANDDAGDGTTTATVLAQSIVNEGLKAVAAGMNPMDLKRGIDKATIAIVKELKALSKPCADTKAIAQVGTISANSDNSIGDIIAEAMEKVGKEGVITVEEGSGLENELSVVEGMQFDRGYLSPYFVNKPETMTAELDGPLILLVDKKISNIREMLPVLEAVAKAGRPLLIVAEDVEGEALATLVVNNMRGIVKVAAVKAPGFGDRRKAMLQDIAVLTGGTVISEEIGLSLESTTLEHLGNAKRVILSKENTTVIDGAGVEADIQARVTQIRQQVADTSSDYDREKLQERLAKLSGGVAVIKVGAGSEVEMKEKKARVEDALHATRAAVEEGVVPGGGVALVRALQAISELKGDNDDQNVGIQLLRRAVEAPLRQIVANSGDEPSVVVDKVKQGSGNYGYNAATGEYGDMIEMGILDPAKVTRSALQAASSIASLMITTEAMIAEIKEDAPAGGGMPDMGGMGGMGGMM; encoded by the coding sequence ATGGCTGCTAAAGAAGTTAAATTCGGCGATTCCGCCCGCAAGAAAATGCTCGCCGGTGTCAACGTCCTGGCTGACGCAGTAAAAGCGACCCTGGGCCCTAAAGGCCGTAACGTGATCATCGAGAAGAGCTTCGGCGCTCCGACCATCACCAAGGACGGCGTTTCCGTTGCCAAAGAAATCGAGCTGAAAGATCGCTTCGAAAACATGGGCGCGCAGCTGGTCAAAGACGTTGCCTCCCGTGCCAACGATGACGCAGGCGACGGCACCACCACCGCTACCGTTCTGGCTCAGTCGATCGTCAACGAAGGCCTGAAAGCCGTCGCTGCCGGCATGAACCCGATGGACCTGAAGCGCGGTATCGACAAAGCGACCATCGCGATCGTCAAAGAACTGAAAGCCCTGTCCAAGCCTTGCGCTGACACCAAGGCCATCGCTCAGGTCGGCACCATCTCGGCCAACTCCGACAACTCCATCGGCGACATCATTGCCGAAGCCATGGAAAAAGTCGGCAAAGAAGGCGTGATCACCGTTGAAGAAGGCTCGGGCCTGGAAAACGAACTGTCGGTTGTTGAAGGCATGCAGTTCGACCGCGGCTACCTGTCGCCGTACTTCGTCAACAAGCCAGAGACCATGACCGCCGAACTCGACGGTCCGCTGATCCTGCTGGTCGACAAAAAGATCTCGAACATCCGCGAAATGCTGCCAGTACTGGAAGCTGTTGCCAAAGCTGGCCGTCCACTGCTGATCGTGGCCGAAGACGTTGAAGGCGAAGCCCTGGCGACTCTGGTTGTGAACAACATGCGTGGCATCGTTAAAGTCGCAGCCGTCAAGGCTCCAGGCTTCGGCGACCGTCGCAAGGCCATGCTGCAGGACATCGCCGTTCTGACCGGCGGTACCGTAATCTCCGAAGAGATCGGTCTGAGCCTGGAAAGCACTACCCTGGAACACCTGGGTAATGCCAAGCGCGTGATCCTGTCCAAAGAAAACACCACCGTGATCGACGGTGCCGGCGTTGAGGCTGATATCCAGGCTCGCGTGACCCAGATCCGTCAACAAGTGGCCGACACTTCGTCCGACTACGACCGTGAAAAACTGCAAGAGCGTCTGGCCAAACTGTCTGGCGGCGTTGCAGTGATCAAGGTTGGCGCCGGTTCCGAAGTTGAAATGAAAGAGAAGAAAGCCCGCGTTGAAGACGCCCTGCACGCTACCCGCGCAGCCGTTGAAGAAGGCGTGGTACCTGGCGGTGGCGTGGCACTGGTTCGCGCTCTGCAGGCTATCTCCGAGCTGAAAGGCGACAACGATGACCAGAACGTTGGCATCCAGTTGCTGCGTCGCGCTGTTGAAGCGCCACTGCGTCAAATCGTTGCCAACTCCGGCGACGAGCCAAGCGTGGTCGTCGACAAGGTCAAGCAGGGTTCGGGTAACTACGGTTACAACGCTGCTACCGGCGAATACGGCGACATGATCGAAATGGGTATCCTGGACCCGGCCAAAGTGACTCGTTCGGCTCTGCAAGCGGCTTCGTCGATTGCCAGCCTGATGATCACCACTGAAGCCATGATCGCCGAGATCAAGGAAGACGCACCAGCTGGCGGCGGCATGCCAGACATGGGCGGTATGGGCGGCATGGGCGGCATGATGTAA
- a CDS encoding phosphatase PAP2 family protein, protein MSSTAVRPVSRPLNVWLCLGVPAIAAITLLLLELTSLDMDLAKLFYDPVAGAFIGRHSYFLENILHDRAKQVVIAFSVFAILGFIGSFFMDRLKPFKRELGCLVLSLALATSFVTPVKAVTAVQCPWSLEQFGGHETYSELLSPRPHTDKPGRCWPGGHAATGFTLFALFFVLRDRRPRLARKAFVVAFALGSVFSISRMMQGAHFFSHNVWTAIFCWLICLGAYYYILYRPASKAERVSEAEPVSV, encoded by the coding sequence ATGTCATCAACCGCTGTCCGTCCCGTCTCCAGGCCGCTGAATGTCTGGCTGTGCCTGGGAGTGCCCGCCATTGCGGCGATCACCCTGCTGTTGCTCGAACTGACGTCCCTGGACATGGACCTTGCCAAGCTGTTCTATGACCCGGTCGCCGGGGCATTCATCGGGCGGCACAGTTACTTCCTGGAAAACATCCTGCATGACCGGGCCAAGCAAGTGGTCATCGCCTTTTCGGTGTTCGCCATCCTGGGCTTCATCGGCTCCTTTTTCATGGACAGGCTCAAACCGTTCAAACGGGAACTGGGCTGCCTGGTGCTGTCCCTGGCGCTGGCAACCTCCTTTGTCACCCCGGTCAAGGCGGTGACGGCGGTGCAATGCCCATGGAGCCTGGAACAATTTGGCGGGCACGAAACCTACAGCGAATTGCTCAGCCCTCGTCCGCACACCGACAAGCCGGGCCGCTGCTGGCCAGGCGGTCATGCAGCGACCGGCTTCACGTTGTTTGCGCTGTTCTTCGTCCTGCGTGACCGTCGTCCACGGCTGGCCCGCAAGGCGTTTGTCGTCGCCTTCGCGTTGGGCTCGGTGTTTTCCATCAGCCGGATGATGCAAGGCGCGCACTTCTTCTCGCACAACGTGTGGACGGCGATTTTCTGCTGGCTGATTTGTCTGGGGGCGTATTACTACATCCTCTATCGACCGGCTTCCAAGGCTGAACGGGTGAGCGAGGCAGAACCGGTCAGCGTCTGA